The Candidatus Desulfofervidus auxilii genome includes a region encoding these proteins:
- a CDS encoding AbrB/MazE/SpoVT family DNA-binding domain-containing protein, with the protein MILIKVTRKGQVTIPKVFREKLNIFEGDYLAVELREDKIIFWRPKLPEPGEPVGLEEYNKILKDVEEARKNWR; encoded by the coding sequence ATGATACTTATAAAGGTTACTAGAAAAGGTCAAGTAACTATACCAAAAGTATTTAGAGAAAAACTGAACATTTTTGAAGGAGACTACCTTGCGGTGGAGCTGAGAGAAGATAAAATAATTTTCTGGAGACCTAAACTTCCAGAACCTGGAGAACCCGTTGGATTAGAAGAATACAATAAAATATTGAAAGATGTTGAAGAGGCTAGGAAAAATTGGCGCTAA
- a CDS encoding winged helix-turn-helix domain-containing protein, which yields MDKREFVEKNIGLLFHPETDVKVMAISNRTRRIILGILYVYGPLFNRDLKKYTGLSSNKLAYHMKILKRAGYVSNTYLSERSGKTFSKYSITEEGIRFLEYIGAKSKLDEIVLRIKQNNAS from the coding sequence ATGGATAAACGAGAATTTGTGGAGAAAAATATCGGCTTATTATTTCATCCAGAAACCGATGTAAAGGTTATGGCTATTTCCAATAGGACGAGAAGAATTATTCTAGGAATACTCTACGTCTATGGACCGCTTTTTAATAGGGATCTTAAAAAATATACTGGATTATCGTCAAATAAACTTGCCTATCATATGAAAATTCTAAAGCGAGCTGGATATGTCTCAAATACCTATCTATCAGAACGTAGTGGAAAAACGTTCTCAAAATATAGTATTACAGAGGAAGGAATAAGATTTCTAGAATATATAGGTGCAAAGTCGAAACTCGATGAAATAGTGTTGAGAATTAAGCAAAACAATGCAAGTTAA